One segment of Ipomoea triloba cultivar NCNSP0323 chromosome 12, ASM357664v1 DNA contains the following:
- the LOC115998415 gene encoding uncharacterized protein LOC115998415, with translation MASNANPDRTSGATAKPLLLPEIGPDGIARESPVIAYTEKIIEAEQLQLRKYIEENYSKIRDVERELSNLSMEMKLTAGPKKAALEHMRRKIELATERIQAAKLKEEQARKAWEVATKAVKDEEAIKQKLCEDLNNLVQESNNIQFARLEELKRRLEALNPSRASTSIPYDQNTAGTPQISVTQDSSVVPNSLQSSSESSTNTPKEGSSGNVTSTNSHNQQQPSNDNDGRAKRKTIVHGRGRGIGAVTKSKNSAAPGWTGAGFE, from the exons ATGGCCTCCAATGCCAATCCGGATCGCACCTCCGGCGCTACGGCCAAGCCTCTTCTTCTGCCGGAGATAGGTCCCGATGGCATCGCCAGAGAATCCCCTGTCATCGCTTACACTGAAaag ATAATTGAGGCAGAGCAGCTTCAATTAAGGAA ATATATTGAAGAAAACTATTCTAAGATCCGTGATGTTGAACGTGAATTGTCAAATCTTAGTATGGAGATGAAACTCACAGCTGGGCCCAAGAAAGCTG CGCTTGAACACATGAGAAGGAAAATAGAATTGGCAACTGAGCGAATTCAAGCTGCTAAGCTGAAGGAAGAACAAGCACGGAAG GCTTGGGAAGTAGCAACAAAGGCTGTAAAGGATGAGGAAGCTATAAAGCAGAAGCTTTGTGAAGATCTAAATAATCTG GTTCAAGAAAGTAATAACATCCAGTTTGCTAGACTGGAGGAGCTAAAGAGGCGGTTAGAGGCTTTAAATCCAAGCAGAGCATCCACCTCAATCCCCTAC GACCAGAATACAGCTGGAACTCCACAGATCAGTGTGACTCAAGATTCTTCTGTGGTTCCTAATTCACTTCAATCATCTAGTGAATCATCTACAAATACGCCCAAGGAAGGAAGTTCTGGAAATGTTACCTCCACAAACAGCCACAACCAACAACAGCCTTCAAATGACAATGATGGAAGAGCAAAGAGGAAAACCATTGTCCATGGAAGAGGAAGAGGGATTGGGGCAGTAACTAAGAGTAAAAATTCAGCAGCGCCTGGTTGGACTGGCGCTGGGTTTGAATGA